From the Rhodococcus sp. NBC_00297 genome, one window contains:
- a CDS encoding circularly permuted type 2 ATP-grasp protein: MSPRSSAAPQAKKSRSQSQSSSGPSVFDGYRDIGKYGLAFDEMFDGDGGLRGPYKGIHKALAPSDAAELDARSDALGRAFVDQGITFALEGQERPFPLDQVPRVIAASEWNKLERGIKQRVKALEFFLADIYGEQEILRDGVVPKSLVTSCEHFHREAFGIVPPNGVRIHVAGIDLIRDAEGTFRVLEDNLRSPSGVSYVMENRRTMARVFPDLFASHRVRAVGDYATHLLRALRAAAAINEADPTVVVLTPGVANSAYFEHSLLARLMGVELVEGRDLFCRDNVVYMRTTEGERQVDVIYRRIDDDYLDPMQFRPDSVLGVAGLVNAARAGNVVISSAIGNGVGDDKLTYTYVPTIIEYYLGEKPLLANVDTYRCWLPDECEEVLDRVDELVIKPVEGSGGYGIVFGPDASPKELATISKKIRADPRGWIAQPVVQLSTVPTKIGDQLAPRHVDLRPFAVNDGDDVWVLPGGLTRVALPEGSLVVNSSQGGGSKDTWVLAGRATKEDERELGGAEIVSEPPSSPTAEQGPELNSQQIQQQQQQLTHSPKDGAR, from the coding sequence ATGAGTCCCCGATCAAGCGCTGCACCACAGGCGAAGAAGAGCCGTTCGCAGTCGCAGTCCTCGTCCGGGCCGAGCGTCTTCGACGGTTACCGGGACATCGGGAAGTACGGACTGGCGTTCGACGAGATGTTCGACGGCGACGGCGGGCTGCGTGGACCGTACAAGGGAATCCACAAGGCGCTCGCGCCGTCGGACGCCGCGGAACTGGACGCCCGCTCGGACGCCCTCGGCCGCGCCTTCGTCGATCAGGGCATCACGTTCGCGCTCGAGGGGCAGGAGCGTCCGTTCCCTCTCGACCAGGTGCCCCGGGTCATCGCGGCGTCCGAGTGGAACAAGCTCGAGCGCGGGATCAAGCAGCGGGTCAAGGCACTCGAGTTCTTCCTGGCGGACATCTACGGGGAGCAGGAGATCCTGCGTGACGGCGTGGTCCCGAAATCTTTGGTGACGTCGTGCGAACACTTCCACCGCGAGGCGTTCGGCATCGTGCCGCCCAATGGTGTGCGCATCCACGTCGCCGGTATCGACCTGATCCGGGACGCCGAGGGCACGTTCCGTGTCCTCGAGGACAACCTGCGCTCGCCGTCGGGGGTCTCGTACGTGATGGAGAACCGCCGCACCATGGCGCGCGTGTTCCCCGACCTGTTCGCCAGCCACCGGGTGCGTGCGGTCGGTGACTACGCCACGCACCTGCTGCGCGCCCTGCGTGCCGCTGCCGCGATCAACGAGGCGGACCCCACCGTCGTCGTCCTCACACCCGGCGTCGCGAACTCTGCGTACTTCGAGCACTCCCTCCTCGCCCGGCTGATGGGCGTCGAGCTGGTCGAGGGCCGCGACCTCTTCTGCCGCGACAACGTCGTCTACATGCGCACCACCGAGGGCGAGCGCCAGGTCGACGTGATCTACCGCCGCATCGACGACGACTACCTCGACCCCATGCAGTTCCGACCCGACTCCGTTCTCGGTGTGGCCGGACTGGTCAACGCCGCACGTGCCGGCAACGTCGTCATCTCCAGCGCCATCGGCAACGGTGTCGGCGACGACAAGCTCACCTACACGTACGTGCCGACCATCATCGAGTACTACCTCGGCGAGAAGCCGCTCCTGGCCAATGTCGACACGTACCGGTGCTGGCTGCCGGACGAGTGCGAGGAGGTGCTCGACCGTGTCGACGAACTGGTGATCAAGCCCGTCGAGGGCTCCGGCGGATACGGCATCGTGTTCGGTCCGGACGCGTCGCCCAAGGAACTGGCCACGATCAGCAAGAAGATCCGGGCCGATCCGCGCGGATGGATCGCGCAGCCGGTGGTGCAGCTGTCGACGGTGCCCACCAAGATCGGTGACCAGCTCGCACCGCGGCACGTCGATCTGCGGCCCTTCGCCGTGAACGACGGCGACGACGTGTGGGTGCTGCCCGGCGGTCTGACCCGTGTGGCGCTGCCCGAAGGCTCCCTGGTGGTCAACTCGAGCCAGGGCGGCGGCAGCAAGGACACGTGGGTGCTGGCCGGCCGCGCCACCAAGGAGGACGAGCGTGAGCTCGGCGGGGCGGAGATCGTGTCCGAACCCCCGTCGTCACCCACCGCGGAGCAGGGCCCCGAGCTCAACAGCCAGCAGATTCAACAGCAGCAGCAACAGCTGACCCACTCCCCGAAGGACGGTGCCCGCTGA
- the rpsT gene encoding 30S ribosomal protein S20 — MANIKSQVKRIATNERQRLRNQSVKSSLRTVIRSFREATEAGDKAKAEEILLTASRKLDKAASKGVIHKNQAANKKSALSLAFNKL, encoded by the coding sequence GTGGCCAACATCAAGTCCCAGGTGAAGCGAATCGCTACCAACGAGCGTCAGCGCCTGCGCAACCAGTCGGTGAAGTCGTCGCTCCGCACCGTGATTCGCTCCTTCCGTGAGGCGACCGAAGCCGGCGACAAGGCCAAGGCCGAGGAGATCCTGCTGACTGCGAGCCGCAAGCTCGACAAGGCAGCCAGCAAGGGCGTCATCCACAAGAACCAGGCTGCCAACAAGAAGTCGGCACTGTCGCTGGCCTTCAACAAGCTCTGA